The genomic window ACCAAAACAAATTTAAAGGTTGATTTTGGTGGGGGTTTAAAATCTGACAAAGATTTAAAAATCGCTTTTAATTCTGGCGCACACCAGATCACAGGAGGAAGTATTGCTGTCAAAAATCCATCACAATTTTTAAACTGGTTAGAAACCTATGGTGCTGATAACATTATTTTAGGTGCGGATTGCTTGGATCAAAAAATTGCGATTCAAGGTTGGCAGGTGGAAAGTGACAAAGAAGTCCTCAGTTTTATAAAAGAGTTTGTTTCAAAAGGAATTTCTTATGTGATCTGTACAGATATTTCCAAAGATGGGATGTTACAAGGACCTTCATTTGATTTATACGAAACGATTTTATCCACAGTGAATCCTGTAAAACTCATTGCTTCGGGAGGGATTTCAACTTTTGATGAGTTGCCAAAATTAGCTGATTTAGGCTGTGAAGGTGTCATTATTGGAAAAGCCATTTACGAAGGGAATATCAGTTTAAAACAATTAGAAACCTATCAACTCAATCGATCTTAAGTATGTTAGCCAAACGAATTATTCCATGTTTAGATATCAAAAATGGACGCACGGTCAAAGGAGTTAATTTTTTAAATCTTCGAGACGCTGGCGATCCAGTGGCTTTGGCAAAACAATATGCTGAAAACGGAGCGGATGAATTGGTGTTTTTAGATATTTCAGCAACGCTAGAATCACGCTCTACTACCATAGACATGGTTCGCAATGTGGCGGAACAAATAGACATTCCTTTTACTGTGGGTGGCGGGGTGAGTACCAAAGAAGGTGTTGAATTACTCTTAAAATCTGGGGCCGACAAGGTGGGGGTGAATTCAGCCGCCATCAAACGTCCAGAGCTGATTAACGAACTTTCAAAAGCCTTCGGAAACCAGTGTATTGTGGTGGCTATTGATGCAAAAAAAGTAGATGGTAAATGGTTGGTACATTTGGCAGGTGGAACGATCCCAACAGATTTGGATTTATTTGAATGGGCCAAAGAAGTAGAAACCCGTGGTGCTGGTGAAATCTTATTTACCTCAATGAATAATGACGGCGTTAAAACAGGCTTTGCAAATGAAGCCTTGGCACAACTGTCAGAAACGGTCAATATTCCGATCATTGCTTCTGGAGGTGCAGGAACGATGCAGCATTTTGTGGAGGTTTTTAAAGAAGGAAAAGCAGATGCTGCCTTGGCAGCCAGTGTATTTCATTTCGGTGAAATTGCCATAAACGATTTAAAACAAGAATTACAAACAAATCAAATTAACATACGACTCTAATGGACATCAAGTATAACAGTGACGGATTAATTCCTGCAATCATTCAAGACGCAACAACGAAAACCGTTTTAATGCTCGGCTATATGAATGCGGAAGCGGTTGCAAAGACTTTGGAAACTAATAAGGTGACTTTTTTTAGTCGCAGTAAACAACGCCTGTGGACAAAAGGGGAGGAGAGTGGGAATTTTCTAAGCTTCAAAAGTTTACAGAATGATTGTGATAACGACACATTATTGATCCAAGCAACGCCCCAAGGTTCTACCTGTCACAAAGGAACTGATACTTGTTGGGGCGAATCCAATACAGAATCTTATGGGTTTTTATCGGAACTCGAAACGATCATCACGGAACGGAAAGAGAATGCTTCCTCAGAAACTTCCTATGTCTCTGAGTTGTTTGAAAAAGGTCTTAATAAAATAGCTCAAAAAGTAGGCGAGGAGGCGGTTGAAGTTGTGATTGAAGCCAAAGATGACAACGATGATTTGTTTTTAAATGAGAGTGCTGATTTGTTATTTCATTACTTAATTTTATTGCAAGCAAAAGGGTTCAAACTCGATGCGGTCATTGACGTTCTAAAATCCAGACATTAATTTTGTAACTCTTTATAAAATTACGACCTTGTAAACATGTTGCAAAAGCGTTATTTTTATGTAGTCAAGGTGCAATTTTTAGGGTACCGTTTTCATGGGTGGCAAAAACAGCCGAACACCAAAACAGTGCATCTGATGATCGATCGCACATTGAAGTTCATTCTGGAAGAACAAAAATTCAAAACACTAGGAGCGGGGCGCACCGATGCGATGGTGTCTGCAAGTGAAGCTGCATTTGAATTGTTTTTAGATGGACAACCTTTAGAGGATTTAACAGCGTTTTTAGAACTGTTCAATCAAAATCTTCCACAAGACATTCGCGCTTTAAGTATCAAAGAAGTGGATGCGAAATTTAACATCATTCAGGATTCAAAATTAAAAGAATACCATTATGTGTTTGCGCAGGGTGCAAAATTTCATCCGTTTGCGGCTCCGATTATGACTACCATTTTAGATTCTTTGGATATCGAATTGATGAAAAAAGGGGCACAGCTTTTTGAAGGACAAAACAACTATAAAACCTATTGTTATAAACCCACGAATGAAGGGGTGTATGATCGAGAACTCATCTGTTGTGAGCTTATAGAAAACACCTTATATACGGCCAGTTTTTTTCCAGAGAAAAGTTATGTTTTAAAAGTGATTGGAAAGGGATTTGGGCGTCATCAAATACGATTGATGATGGGGGCTTTGATTAAATTAGGACGTGGCGAGATTGATTTGGAGTATATAAAAAACAGTTTAAAACCCAAGAGTCAAGAGGTGATGGATTATATCGCGCCCGCTTCGGGTTTGATTTTACATAAGATTGAATTTTAAAAATATAAGACATGATCTCTAAAGATGTATTTAGTTTCTTAAAAATATTACAAAAAAACAATAATCGCGATTGGTTTCAAGAACATAAAGCGGCATTTAAAGAAGTTGAAATGGGAGTGAAGCAGTTTTATGCTCAATTATTTGAACAGCTAAATACGGTGGATTCTATTGATACGTTTAAAGTTTTTCGCATCTATAGAGATGTCCGATTTTCAAAAAACAAATTGCCCTACAAAATCCATTTTAGCGGCAGTTTTCATCGAACTAAACCAGAATTAAGAGGTGGGTATTATTTACATCTGGCGCCACAAAACGAGAGTTTTATTGCCACGGGGTTTTGGGATCCGAATAAAGAAGATCTTCTTAGAATCCGGAAAGAGTTTGAAACGGATTCAGAAGAAATTCGTGCGTTGATGGAAGCTCCGAAATTTAAAAGCGTTTGGGGAAGAATGCAAGGAGATGAACTAAAATCAGCTCCGAGAGGGTTTGACAAGTTGGATCCAAACATTGATTTGATCCGAAGGAAGCAATTTATTTTTACTAAAAAATTCACGGATAAAGAAGTGCTTTCAAAGGGTTTTGAACAACAGGTTATTGATGACTTTGAAGTCATTCGACCTTATTTTGACTATATGAGTTCTGTGTTGACTACTAATTTAAATGGGGAATCTACGCTGTAGGTCCCATTTCTGAGAGCAACTGAACATGACTGATAAGGCGTTCTTTAATAATACCCGTCATGCGCTTGTTTAAGGCGGATGCATTGGGGATGTACTGATTGTATTCATCCACGGTAAACAATCCCACAATCATATCTTTTAGACTGTTTCTGAAGGTGCTATCTTTTGCAATGGCGTTTTCTATGTAGTTTACTTTTTTCTCTGTTGACAAGTCAAAAAATACGTTTTTATATTTGTTTGAGAAATTCAAAAAAGCGGCAAGCAATAGATCGTTTTGAAACTTGATAATAGGTCTTAAAACACTGTTTTGAAAGTATTCTTCAGAAGACATTTCTGATTTGATGGTGTTGGATATACGATCCAGACGGATGGCATTTAAACTTGAATCTCTAGACTGCATTGGTTATTTTTTTAAAGAGGTAAACACAGGCGTTTCAGAAATTTCCAAATCAAAATCGTTGACGGATGCAATCATGTGATCAAAAATATCTGCAATGATAAACTCGTAATTTGCCCAGCGTTTATCACTGCTAAATGCATAGATTTCAATCGGTAAACCTTGAGCAGAGGGTTGGAGTTGACGAACCATAATCATCATCTCTTTATTGATCGCAGAATGCTGTTCGATAAAGGTTTCCATATATTTTCTAAAAACCCCAATATTGGTCAGGTTTCTACCGTTGATCAAAAGCGATTTATCAACCGCATGGGTTTCGTTATAAGTATTGATGTCTTTTGAACGATTTAAAATATACTCCGAAATGAGTTGAATTTTAGATATTTTAAGAATATCGGCTTGCGTCAAATTTTTGATACTCTCCATACGAATGTTTAAAGAGCGCTTGATGCGTCTTCCTTTAGATTCGTCCATACCGCGCCAGTTTTTAAACGAATCGGAAATGAGTGCATAAGTGGGGATGGTGGTGATGGTATTATCAAAGTTTTGAACTTTTACGGTGGCTAGGTTGATTTCAATCACATCGCCATCGGCACCAAATTTCTCAAAAGAAATCCAGTCGCCAATTCGAACCATGTCGTTAATGGACACTTGAATACTGGCTACAAACCCTAGTATGGTATCTCTAAATATTAAAATAA from Formosa sp. Hel1_33_131 includes these protein-coding regions:
- the hisA gene encoding 1-(5-phosphoribosyl)-5-[(5-phosphoribosylamino)methylideneamino]imidazole-4-carboxamide isomerase — encoded protein: MRIIPAIDLINGQCVRLTKGDYSTKKVYNENPLEVAKMFEDVGIEHLHVVDLDGAKAQHIINHKILESIATKTNLKVDFGGGLKSDKDLKIAFNSGAHQITGGSIAVKNPSQFLNWLETYGADNIILGADCLDQKIAIQGWQVESDKEVLSFIKEFVSKGISYVICTDISKDGMLQGPSFDLYETILSTVNPVKLIASGGISTFDELPKLADLGCEGVIIGKAIYEGNISLKQLETYQLNRS
- the hisF gene encoding imidazole glycerol phosphate synthase subunit HisF, with protein sequence MLAKRIIPCLDIKNGRTVKGVNFLNLRDAGDPVALAKQYAENGADELVFLDISATLESRSTTIDMVRNVAEQIDIPFTVGGGVSTKEGVELLLKSGADKVGVNSAAIKRPELINELSKAFGNQCIVVAIDAKKVDGKWLVHLAGGTIPTDLDLFEWAKEVETRGAGEILFTSMNNDGVKTGFANEALAQLSETVNIPIIASGGAGTMQHFVEVFKEGKADAALAASVFHFGEIAINDLKQELQTNQINIRL
- the hisIE gene encoding bifunctional phosphoribosyl-AMP cyclohydrolase/phosphoribosyl-ATP diphosphatase HisIE translates to MDIKYNSDGLIPAIIQDATTKTVLMLGYMNAEAVAKTLETNKVTFFSRSKQRLWTKGEESGNFLSFKSLQNDCDNDTLLIQATPQGSTCHKGTDTCWGESNTESYGFLSELETIITERKENASSETSYVSELFEKGLNKIAQKVGEEAVEVVIEAKDDNDDLFLNESADLLFHYLILLQAKGFKLDAVIDVLKSRH
- a CDS encoding pseudouridine synthase: MLQKRYFYVVKVQFLGYRFHGWQKQPNTKTVHLMIDRTLKFILEEQKFKTLGAGRTDAMVSASEAAFELFLDGQPLEDLTAFLELFNQNLPQDIRALSIKEVDAKFNIIQDSKLKEYHYVFAQGAKFHPFAAPIMTTILDSLDIELMKKGAQLFEGQNNYKTYCYKPTNEGVYDRELICCELIENTLYTASFFPEKSYVLKVIGKGFGRHQIRLMMGALIKLGRGEIDLEYIKNSLKPKSQEVMDYIAPASGLILHKIEF
- a CDS encoding DUF2461 domain-containing protein; the protein is MISKDVFSFLKILQKNNNRDWFQEHKAAFKEVEMGVKQFYAQLFEQLNTVDSIDTFKVFRIYRDVRFSKNKLPYKIHFSGSFHRTKPELRGGYYLHLAPQNESFIATGFWDPNKEDLLRIRKEFETDSEEIRALMEAPKFKSVWGRMQGDELKSAPRGFDKLDPNIDLIRRKQFIFTKKFTDKEVLSKGFEQQVIDDFEVIRPYFDYMSSVLTTNLNGESTL
- a CDS encoding glyoxalase, which codes for MQSRDSSLNAIRLDRISNTIKSEMSSEEYFQNSVLRPIIKFQNDLLLAAFLNFSNKYKNVFFDLSTEKKVNYIENAIAKDSTFRNSLKDMIVGLFTVDEYNQYIPNASALNKRMTGIIKERLISHVQLLSEMGPTA
- a CDS encoding mechanosensitive ion channel family protein, coding for MKHIIELIVQLLTSWGLPANVATNLSITILFIGLTILIYIIDLILKKIIRATFTKIANKSKTDFDDIMLANRVPSSIAQIVPFILTYKLIPNLFYDFEKLQGFIEKTILVVGIALTIWGLRNILNSIKIYLKTLNFLKDKPVDSYIQVFMIFVWLTGVFATVAIVSGISFLEFIAGLGTISAIIILIFRDTILGFVASIQVSINDMVRIGDWISFEKFGADGDVIEINLATVKVQNFDNTITTIPTYALISDSFKNWRGMDESKGRRIKRSLNIRMESIKNLTQADILKISKIQLISEYILNRSKDINTYNETHAVDKSLLINGRNLTNIGVFRKYMETFIEQHSAINKEMMIMVRQLQPSAQGLPIEIYAFSSDKRWANYEFIIADIFDHMIASVNDFDLEISETPVFTSLKK